In one Cyclopterus lumpus isolate fCycLum1 chromosome 22, fCycLum1.pri, whole genome shotgun sequence genomic region, the following are encoded:
- the LOC117725460 gene encoding LOW QUALITY PROTEIN: cytochrome P450 1B1-like (The sequence of the model RefSeq protein was modified relative to this genomic sequence to represent the inferred CDS: inserted 2 bases in 2 codons) codes for MALDTDFGVKGSSIIREWSGQVQPALVASFVFLFCLEACLWVRNLRLKRRLPGPFAWPVVGNAMQLGQMPHITFAKLAKKYGNVYQIRLGCSDIVVLNGDRAIREALIQHSTEFAGRPNFISFHFVSGGKSMTFTNYGKQWKAHRKISQSSLRAFSSANSQTKKAFEQHITAEAMELVQICLRHSTDGRYFDPAPEXTVAAANIMCALCFGRRYGHEDQEFRTILKKLDKFGETVGAGSLVDVMPWLQSFPNPVRSVYENFKNLNEEFFTFVKDKVVQHRESFNPDVTRDMTDVIIKGIEHSQDSGLTKDFVEATVTDLIGAGQDTISTVMQWILLLLAKYPDMQAKLQELIDKVVGQDRLPSIEDRSSLTHLDAFIYETMRFISFVPSPSPTPPPQTSTIEGLHIPKDTVVFINQWSVNHDPLKWKDPHXFDPARFLNENGALNKDIISGVMIFSTGKRRCIGNQIAMVEAFLFTAVLLHQCSFESNPSEPLTLDCSYGLTLKPLRCRVSAKLRGKLLGLVSPA; via the exons ATGGCACTGGACACAGATTTTGGTGTGAAGGGCAGCAGCATCATCAGGGAATGGAGTGGACAGGTCCAGCCTGCTCTGGTCGCCTCTTTTGTGTTCCTCTTCTGTCTGGAAGCCTGTCTGTGGGTCAGAAACCTCAGGCTGAAGAGAAGACTGCCAGGACCCTTCGCCTGGCCAGTGGTGGGCAACGCCATGCAGCTGGGCCAGATGCCTCACATCACCTTCGCCAAGCTCGCCAAAAAATATGGCAATGTGTACCAGATACGTCTGGGCTGCAGCGACATTGTAGTTCTGAATGGAGACAGGGCGATACGGGAGGCGCTCATACAGCACAGCACTGAGTTTGCAGGCAGACCAAACTTTATCTCCTTTCACTTTGTCTCAGGGGGGAAAAGTATGACATTTACTAATTACGGCAAACAGTGGAAAGCACACAGGAAAATTTCCCAGTCCAGCCTCAGAGCCTTTTCCTCGGCAAACAGTCAGACCAAAAAAGCGTTTGAGCAACACATCACGGCCGAGGCCATGGAACTGGTGCAGATATGTTTGCGCCACAGCACTGATGGACGGTATTTTGACCCTGCTCCTG TTACAGTAGCTGCTGCTAATATCATGTGCGCTCTCTGCTTCGGGAGGCGGTACGGACATGAAGACCAGGAGTTCAGGACCATTTTGAAAAAGTTGGACAAGTTTGGGGAGACAGTTGGGGCAGGTAGCTTGGTGGATGTCATGCCCTGGCTTCAGTCCTTCCCGAATCCAGTTCGCAGTGTCTATGAAAACTTCAAAAACCTCAACGAGGAGTTTTTCACCTTTGTGAAAGACAAAGTGGTGCAGCATAGAGAGTCCTTCAACCCTGATGTGACCCGTGACATGACTGACGTCATCATCAAAGGGATCGAGCACAGTCAGGACAGCGGACTGACCAAAGACTTTGTCGAAGCAACGGTCACAGATCTAATTGGAGCGGGTCAAGACACAATATCAACTGTCATGCAGTGGATCCTGCTGCTCTTGGCCAAATACCCAGACATGCAAGCCAAACTGCAGGAGCTCATAGACAAAGTAGTAGGCCAAGACAGACTGCCATCAATTGAGGACAGAAGCAGCCTGACACACCTGGACGCCTTCATCTATGAGACCATGCGCTTCATCAGCTTCGTCCCCTCACCATCCCCCACTCCACCACCTCAGACGTCCACTATCGAGGGTCTCCACATCCCCAAAGACACAGTGGTCTTCATCAATCAGTGGTCCGTCAACCATGACCCCCTGAAGTGGAAGGACCCTC GTTTTGACCCCGCACGCTTCCTTAATGAAAACGGGGCCCTCAATAAGGACATAATCAGCGGTGTGATGATTTTCTCAACGGGTAAAAGACGCTGCATCGGCAATCAGATCGCCATGGTTGAGGCGTTTTTATTCACAGCCGTCCTGCTGCACCAGTGCAGCTTTGAGAGCAACCCTTCTGAGCCCCTCACTCTTGACTGCTCGTATGGGCTCACACTGAAGCCCCTCCGATGCCGTGTCAGCGCCAAGCTCAGGGGCAAGCTGCTTGGCTTAGTTTCCCCAGCATGA